Proteins from a genomic interval of Zingiber officinale cultivar Zhangliang chromosome 1B, Zo_v1.1, whole genome shotgun sequence:
- the LOC121975173 gene encoding mechanosensitive ion channel protein 2, chloroplastic-like isoform X2 codes for MTVGSSFPLLQELCVAQSFPHNCQPKRKGAWTAYVSNRTYKSRFCIPYKHNVFRCQSFNLPSTGDVIPHLKYTTLALARSCNALLGSNSFQLIPAVGLITFSIWGLGPMMRYLRSLFDNDSNWKKSKTYYISTSYVKPLLIWTGTMLICRFLDPVVLPSEASQIIKKRFLNFVRSLSSVLAIAYCFSSFIQQSQKFFTETSSTDDTRKIGFQFAGRAVYTAVWIAAISLFMELLGFSTHKWVTAGGLGTVLLTLAGREIFTNFLSSVMIHATRPFVVNQWIQTKIEGYDVSGVVEQVGWWSPTIIRGEDREAVHIPNHKFTVNIVRNLSQKTHWRIKTHIGISHLDVNKISNIIADMRKVLAKNPQIEQQRLHRRVFLDSVDPENQALLILISCFVKTSHIEQYLCVKEAVMLDLLRVISHHRARLATPIRTVQKIYREADVEDTPFSDSAFRHSATSRHPFFLIDSQSRFNSEDKAKLRTNQDQVNKTAATTEIKSSPSPGGGISSRHQKKADTGDALPNNNKTGTAATLSSNSPSTTQHQDQDTEEPTPRVLSQKPSASEVAERFDAKNEVEKMSIKKQQAPKPVFEDNIVLGVALEGSKRTLPIEEGIDASAQSDTNELATAWNANVPTATSKEIRGSVDKRDHET; via the exons ATGACTGTTGGATCCTCCTTCCCTTTGCTCCAAGAACTATGTGTTGCCCAAAGCTTTCCTCATAATTGTCAACCTAAG AGAAAAGGTGCTTGGACTGCTTATGTTTCAAACAGGACATACAAGTCAAGGTTTTGCATTCCATACAAACACAATGTTTTCAGATGCCAGTCTTTTAATCTGCCAAGCACTGGAGATGTAATCCCTCATTTAAAATATACCACTCTGGCTTTGGCTAG ATCTTGCAATGCTTTGCTTGGAAGTAATTCTTTTCAATTAATCCCTGCTGTCGGACTTATTACTTTTTCTATTTGGGGTCTTGGGCCAATGATGCGGTACCTTAGAAGCCTATTTGAT AATGATAGTAATTGGAAAAAGAGCAAAACATACTATATTTCAACCTCGTATGTTAAACCACTGCTCATTTGGACTGGAACCATGCTTATCTGCAG ATTTTTGGACCCTGTAGTTCTACCCTCGGAAGCAAGCCAAATAATTAAGAAACGTTTTCTGAACTTTGTAAGATCCTTATCATCAGTATTGGCCATTGCCTATTGTTTCTCAag CTTCATTCAGCAGTCACAAAAATTCTTCACCGAGACTAGTAGTACTGATGATACAAGAAAG ATTGGTTTCCAGTTTGCTGGAAGAGCTGTATATACAGCAGTATGGATTGCTGCTATTTCATTATTCATGGAGCTGCTGGGATTTTCTACCCACAAATGGGTCACTGCTGGTGGGCTTGGAACAGTTCTGCTGACTCTGGCTGGTCGTGAA ATATTTACAAATTTTCTCTCAAGTGTGATGATACATGCAACTCGACCATTTGTTGTCAATCAATGGATTCAGACTAAGATTGAGGGCTATGATGTTTCTGGTGTTGTAGAG CAAGTTGGCTGGTGGTCTCCGACTATCATAAGAGGTGAAGATCGTGAAGCAGTTCATATTCCTAATCATAAATTCACTGTTAATATTGTGAGAAACCTCAGTCAGAAGACACATTGGCGGATTAAGACCCATATTGGGATCAGTCATTTGGATGTTAATAAAATTAGT AACATTATAGCAGATATGCGAAAAGTTTTAGCAAAAAATCCTCAAATAGAACAACAGAGGTTGCACAGAAGAGTTTTTCTGGATAGTGTTGACCCAGAAAATCAAGCTCTTTTG ATTCTTATATCATGCTTTGTCAAGACGTCACATATTGAGCAGTACCTCTGTGTAAAG GAAGCTGTTATGTTAGATCTCCTCAGAGTTATCAGCCATCACAGAGCTAGGCTTGCAACTCCTATTCGTACGGTCCAAAAAATATATCGTGAAGCAGATGTGGAAGACACTCCCTTTTCAGACAGTGCTTTCAGACATTCTGCTACATCCCGTCACCCATTCTTTTTGATTGATTCTCAATCAAGATTCAACAGTGAAGACAAGGCCAAACTTCGCACAAACCAAGATCAGGTCAATAAGACTGCTGCTACAACAGAGATCAAGTCGTCTCCATCTCCGGGCGGTGGAATCTCATCCAGGCACCAAAAGAAGGCTGATACTGGAGATGCTTTGCCTAACAACAACAAAACGGGCACTGCAGCTACACTCTCATCCAATTCTCCATCCACGACACAGCATCAAGACCAGGATACAGAAGAACCAACTCCAAGAGTACTTAGCCAAAAACCCTCTGCATCTGAGGTTGCCGAGCGGTTTGATGCAAAAAATGAAGTAGAAAAGATGTCAATCAAGAAACAGCAAGCTCCCAAGCCAGTGTTTGAAGATAACATTGTCCTTGGGGTGGCTCTTGAAGGATCAAAGCGCACACTCCCTATCGAAGAAGGAATAGATGCATCTGCACAATCAGATACAAATGAGCTTGCCACTGCCTGGAATGCTAATGTACCTACTGCGACTTCTAAGGAGATTAGAGGATCAGTTGACAAGAGGGACCATGAAACCTGA
- the LOC122041273 gene encoding uncharacterized protein LOC122041273: MTIILRFVNNHGILTERFFSIKSVSDTTSLNLKKEISNVLVHHDLQVKKIRGQGYDGTSNMHGAWNRLQALFLRDCPYAYYAHCFAHRLQLTLVSAAKDVSVIWEFFSHLDNIVTSSTKRIAELHTTQRNEIEHMLAIGERDSKSGANHIAIDFILMELNTRFNELSMELLSLSTTLDPKNSFDSINSDDICKLAKKFYPEDFSNQDIVALEYELQLTESERSNVYIMLTRLIHLVLTLPVSTVTTE; the protein is encoded by the exons ATGACCATTATCTTGAGGTTTGTGAACAATCATGGGATTTTGACAGAAAGATTTTTTTCCATCAAAAGTGTTAGTGACACTACCTCATTGAATTTGaaaaaagaaatatcaaatgttCTTGTTCATCATGATCTACAAGTTAAGAAAATCAGAGGCCAAGGATATGATGGTACTAGCAATATGCATGGCGCGTGGAATAGACTGCAGGCATTATTTCTCAGAGATTGTCCTTATGCATACTATGCACATTGTTTTGCTCATCGACTACAATTAACATTGGTTTCTGCCGCTAAGGATGTCAGTGTTATTTGGGAATTCTTTTCTCATTTAGATAATATTGTTACTTCTTCTACTAAGCGCATTGCTGAGTTACATACTACACAAAGAAATGAAATTGAACATATGTTGGCAATTGGAGAACGTGATTCTAAAAGTGGGGCCAATCATATTG CAATAGATTTCATCTTGATGGAGTTAAATACTCGGTTCAATGAGTTATCAATGGAACTTCTTTCTCTTAGTACAACTTTAGATCCGAAAAATTCATTTGATTCAATTAATAGTGATGATATTTGTAAACTTGCAAAGAAGTTTTATCCTGAAGATTTCTCAAATCAAGACATCGTTGCTTTGGAATATGAATTG CAATTAACTGAGAGTGAgcggtcaaatgtttacattatgTTAACTAGATTGATTCATCTCGTTTTGACATTACCTGTTTCTACCGTCACTACTGAGTGA
- the LOC121975173 gene encoding mechanosensitive ion channel protein 2, chloroplastic-like isoform X1: MTVGSSFPLLQELCVAQSFPHNCQPKNLRSKKWNRVKVSLLSSNVLRKGAWTAYVSNRTYKSRFCIPYKHNVFRCQSFNLPSTGDVIPHLKYTTLALARSCNALLGSNSFQLIPAVGLITFSIWGLGPMMRYLRSLFDNDSNWKKSKTYYISTSYVKPLLIWTGTMLICRFLDPVVLPSEASQIIKKRFLNFVRSLSSVLAIAYCFSSFIQQSQKFFTETSSTDDTRKIGFQFAGRAVYTAVWIAAISLFMELLGFSTHKWVTAGGLGTVLLTLAGREIFTNFLSSVMIHATRPFVVNQWIQTKIEGYDVSGVVEQVGWWSPTIIRGEDREAVHIPNHKFTVNIVRNLSQKTHWRIKTHIGISHLDVNKISNIIADMRKVLAKNPQIEQQRLHRRVFLDSVDPENQALLILISCFVKTSHIEQYLCVKEAVMLDLLRVISHHRARLATPIRTVQKIYREADVEDTPFSDSAFRHSATSRHPFFLIDSQSRFNSEDKAKLRTNQDQVNKTAATTEIKSSPSPGGGISSRHQKKADTGDALPNNNKTGTAATLSSNSPSTTQHQDQDTEEPTPRVLSQKPSASEVAERFDAKNEVEKMSIKKQQAPKPVFEDNIVLGVALEGSKRTLPIEEGIDASAQSDTNELATAWNANVPTATSKEIRGSVDKRDHET, translated from the exons ATGACTGTTGGATCCTCCTTCCCTTTGCTCCAAGAACTATGTGTTGCCCAAAGCTTTCCTCATAATTGTCAACCTAAG AACTTAAGATCAAAGAAATGGAACCGAGTGAAGGTCTCTCTCCTTTCTTCTAATGTTTTG AGAAAAGGTGCTTGGACTGCTTATGTTTCAAACAGGACATACAAGTCAAGGTTTTGCATTCCATACAAACACAATGTTTTCAGATGCCAGTCTTTTAATCTGCCAAGCACTGGAGATGTAATCCCTCATTTAAAATATACCACTCTGGCTTTGGCTAG ATCTTGCAATGCTTTGCTTGGAAGTAATTCTTTTCAATTAATCCCTGCTGTCGGACTTATTACTTTTTCTATTTGGGGTCTTGGGCCAATGATGCGGTACCTTAGAAGCCTATTTGAT AATGATAGTAATTGGAAAAAGAGCAAAACATACTATATTTCAACCTCGTATGTTAAACCACTGCTCATTTGGACTGGAACCATGCTTATCTGCAG ATTTTTGGACCCTGTAGTTCTACCCTCGGAAGCAAGCCAAATAATTAAGAAACGTTTTCTGAACTTTGTAAGATCCTTATCATCAGTATTGGCCATTGCCTATTGTTTCTCAag CTTCATTCAGCAGTCACAAAAATTCTTCACCGAGACTAGTAGTACTGATGATACAAGAAAG ATTGGTTTCCAGTTTGCTGGAAGAGCTGTATATACAGCAGTATGGATTGCTGCTATTTCATTATTCATGGAGCTGCTGGGATTTTCTACCCACAAATGGGTCACTGCTGGTGGGCTTGGAACAGTTCTGCTGACTCTGGCTGGTCGTGAA ATATTTACAAATTTTCTCTCAAGTGTGATGATACATGCAACTCGACCATTTGTTGTCAATCAATGGATTCAGACTAAGATTGAGGGCTATGATGTTTCTGGTGTTGTAGAG CAAGTTGGCTGGTGGTCTCCGACTATCATAAGAGGTGAAGATCGTGAAGCAGTTCATATTCCTAATCATAAATTCACTGTTAATATTGTGAGAAACCTCAGTCAGAAGACACATTGGCGGATTAAGACCCATATTGGGATCAGTCATTTGGATGTTAATAAAATTAGT AACATTATAGCAGATATGCGAAAAGTTTTAGCAAAAAATCCTCAAATAGAACAACAGAGGTTGCACAGAAGAGTTTTTCTGGATAGTGTTGACCCAGAAAATCAAGCTCTTTTG ATTCTTATATCATGCTTTGTCAAGACGTCACATATTGAGCAGTACCTCTGTGTAAAG GAAGCTGTTATGTTAGATCTCCTCAGAGTTATCAGCCATCACAGAGCTAGGCTTGCAACTCCTATTCGTACGGTCCAAAAAATATATCGTGAAGCAGATGTGGAAGACACTCCCTTTTCAGACAGTGCTTTCAGACATTCTGCTACATCCCGTCACCCATTCTTTTTGATTGATTCTCAATCAAGATTCAACAGTGAAGACAAGGCCAAACTTCGCACAAACCAAGATCAGGTCAATAAGACTGCTGCTACAACAGAGATCAAGTCGTCTCCATCTCCGGGCGGTGGAATCTCATCCAGGCACCAAAAGAAGGCTGATACTGGAGATGCTTTGCCTAACAACAACAAAACGGGCACTGCAGCTACACTCTCATCCAATTCTCCATCCACGACACAGCATCAAGACCAGGATACAGAAGAACCAACTCCAAGAGTACTTAGCCAAAAACCCTCTGCATCTGAGGTTGCCGAGCGGTTTGATGCAAAAAATGAAGTAGAAAAGATGTCAATCAAGAAACAGCAAGCTCCCAAGCCAGTGTTTGAAGATAACATTGTCCTTGGGGTGGCTCTTGAAGGATCAAAGCGCACACTCCCTATCGAAGAAGGAATAGATGCATCTGCACAATCAGATACAAATGAGCTTGCCACTGCCTGGAATGCTAATGTACCTACTGCGACTTCTAAGGAGATTAGAGGATCAGTTGACAAGAGGGACCATGAAACCTGA
- the LOC121991008 gene encoding protein SHORT-ROOT 2-like yields the protein MDGSAEEEEEEDDFHCSTSSHLPASSSNRHLDVDVDLSSSSWAPPLLLQCARAMTSCHARRARRLMWTLNELASPYGDVDQKLAAFFLQALLARASSSGPLTLRALADAARRNRSFDATRRTALRFQELSPWSSFGHVAANAAILDAFFSSSSSSTSSLHILDLSNTFCTQWPTLLEALAMRASDADTPRVSITTVVVSASSVQEEVMGEIGRRMERFARLMGVPFRFEAVHRPAGRDLSDLDLDRLVSEGGGSAALAVNCVNSLRGVPAVGSHRDALLAAFRRLNPLIVTVVEEEAELSTPKGEEEKEGDTFLKVFRESLEFFSTYLESLEESFPRASEERLALEREAGRAVMDLVACPEAESAERRDTGARWSRRMRTAGFEPVEYCDDTTDDLRALLRRYGEGWSMRAGGVVGGAAGTFLAWRDKPSVWASAWKPAMRN from the coding sequence ATGGATGGAtcagcagaggaagaagaagaagaagacgacttCCACTGCTCGACCTCATCCCACCTCCCTGCTTCCTCCTCCAATCGCCACCTCGACGTAGACGTCGATCTCTCATCCTCCTCGTGGGCGCCGCCGCTTCTGCTCCAGTGCGCCCGCGCCATGACCTCCTGCCACGCTCGCCGCGCCCGCCGACTCATGTGGACTCTCAACGAGCTCGCCTCGCCTTACGGCGACGTCGACCAGAAGCTTGCCGCCTTCTTCCTCCAGGCCCTGTTGGCGCGCGCCAGCTCCTCCGGCCCCCTCACCCTCCGCGCCCTCGCCGACGCCGCCCGCCGCAACCGCTCCTTCGATGCCACCCGCCGCACAGCTCTACGCTTTCAGGAGCTCAGCCCCTGGTCCTCCTTCGGCCACGTCGCCGCCAACGCAGCCATCCTCGAcgctttcttctcttcctcctcttcgtcgaCGTCGAGCCTCCATATTCTCGACCTCAGCAACACCTTCTGCACGCAGTGGCCGACTCTGCTCGAGGCACTCGCCATGCGGGCTTCCGACGCCGACACACCCCGCGTCTCCATCACCACCGTCGTCGTCTCTGCTTCCTCCGTGCAAGAAGAGGTGATGGGGGAGATCGGGCGGCGGATGGAACGTTTCGCCAGATTGATGGGCGTGCCATTCCGGTTCGAAGCTGTTCATCGCCCGGCCGGCCGAGACCTCTCCGACCTCGACCTCGACCGGCTCGTCAGTGAGGGCGGTGGCAGTGCCGCGCTCGCAGTCAACTGTGTCAATTCGCTCCGCGGGGTGCCGGCCGTCGGAAGCCATCGCGACGCGCTTCTCGCGGCCTTCCGCCGGCTCAATCCGCTGATCGTGACGGTGGTGGAGGAGGAAGCAGAGCTATCAACACCAAAaggggaggaggagaaggagggggACACATTCTTGAAGGTCTTCCGCGAGAGTTTGGAGTTCTTCTCGACCTACTTGGAATCGCTGGAGGAGAGCTTCCCGCGGGCGAGCGAGGAGCGGCTGGCGCTGGAACGCGAGGCGGGACGGGCGGTGATGGACCTGGTGGCGTGTCCGGAGGCGGAATCAGCTGAGCGGCGGGACACGGGGGCAAGGTGGTCGAGGAGGATGCGGACGGCGGGATTCGAGCCGGTAGAATACTGCGACGACACGACCGACGACCTGAGGGCGCTTTTAAGGAGGTACGGAGAGGGATGGTCGATGCGAGCAGGTGGCGTCGTCGGCGGTGCCGCCGGGACATTTCTGGCCTGGAGGGACAAGCCGTCGGTGTGGGCGAGCGCGTGGAAACCGGCCATGAGAAACTGA
- the LOC121990920 gene encoding uncharacterized protein LOC121990920: MASQLIEEQRKGAEVHAGHDLCEEKMKQLLAELGLPRGLLPLEEIQEFGHNRSSGFVWAIQKKKKNHTFEKIKQVTSYAAEVTAFVDGRKLKKVNGIKAREMLIWVSIVEVGINDSAPDKVVFLSSAGLSKTFPASAFE; this comes from the coding sequence ATGGCATCTCAGCTGATCGAGGAGCAGCGCAAGGGCGCCGAGGTGCACGCTGGGCATGACCTCTGCGAAGAAAAGATGAAGCAGCTCCTGGCGGAGCTGGGCCTCCCCAGGGGCCTGCTGCCCCTGGAGGAGATCCAAGAGTTCGGACACAATCGCAGTAGCGGTTTCGTGTGGGCgattcaaaagaagaagaagaatcacaCGTTTGAGAAGATTAAACAGGTGACGTCCTACGCCGCGGAGGTGACCGCCTTCGTGGACGGCCGCAAGCTGAAGAAGGTGAACGGTATCAAGGCGAGGGAGATGCTGATATGGGTTAGCATTGTGGAAGTGGGCATCAACGATAGCGCGCCCGACAAGGTCGTCTTCCTCTCCTCCGCGGGGCTGTCCAAAACCTTCCCCGCGTCTGCTTTCGAGTGA